Proteins co-encoded in one Leclercia adecarboxylata genomic window:
- a CDS encoding PBECR2 nuclease fold domain-containing protein, which translates to MAKALNGLPTFKDLDLKDLRNLEAEERRDQPEEIVAGSTAEEALAFLEAHMGFSSPEMSAVIKATHIGNMCIVRDKLAHIVEKRVDARERYVKLALDTLEHPYEIWETMYDDEMVRYIFIGTYKQRQQMLVVVAPWDGKVLWNFMHTEAKGLNKHRRGKLLYCR; encoded by the coding sequence ATGGCTAAAGCTCTCAATGGATTACCAACCTTTAAAGATTTGGACCTGAAAGACCTCAGGAACCTTGAAGCTGAAGAACGTCGTGATCAACCAGAAGAGATCGTCGCAGGGAGTACAGCTGAAGAAGCCCTGGCGTTCCTGGAAGCACATATGGGTTTCAGCTCGCCAGAAATGTCTGCAGTTATTAAGGCAACGCATATAGGAAACATGTGTATTGTACGCGATAAGCTTGCCCACATTGTGGAGAAGCGCGTAGACGCACGTGAACGTTACGTAAAGCTGGCACTCGACACACTTGAGCATCCCTACGAGATATGGGAAACAATGTATGACGATGAAATGGTGCGTTATATCTTTATCGGCACATACAAGCAGAGGCAGCAAATGCTGGTAGTTGTTGCACCCTGGGATGGAAAGGTTCTCTGGAACTTTATGCACACAGAAGCAAAGGGGCTGAACAAACACCGCAGAGGGAAGTTGCTGTATTGCAGATAA
- a CDS encoding recombinase family protein produces the protein MQGQRIGYIRVSSFDQNPDRQLEQIEVGKVFTDKASGKDTQRPELERLLAFVREGDTVVVHSMDRLARNLDDLRRIVQGLTQRGVRMEFVKEGLAFTGDDSPMANLMLSVMGAFAEFERALIRERQREGIVLAKQRGAYRGRKKSLNSEQIAKLKQRVAAGDQKTLVARDFGISRETLYQYLRED, from the coding sequence TTGCAAGGTCAACGCATTGGCTATATCCGCGTCAGCAGCTTCGACCAGAACCCTGATCGGCAACTGGAGCAAATCGAAGTCGGTAAGGTATTCACCGATAAGGCTTCCGGCAAGGACACGCAACGTCCCGAACTTGAAAGGCTGCTGGCCTTTGTGCGCGAGGGCGACACCGTGGTGGTGCACAGCATGGACAGGTTGGCACGCAATCTCGATGACCTGCGCCGCATCGTTCAGGGGCTGACACAACGGGGCGTGCGGATGGAGTTTGTCAAAGAAGGGCTGGCGTTCACCGGCGATGACTCACCGATGGCCAATTTGATGCTGTCGGTCATGGGGGCTTTTGCGGAGTTCGAGCGCGCACTGATCCGCGAACGCCAGCGCGAGGGAATCGTGCTGGCCAAGCAGCGCGGTGCCTACCGGGGACGAAAGAAATCGCTGAACAGCGAACAAATTGCCAAGTTGAAACAGCGAGTCGCGGCAGGCGATCAAAAAACCTTGGTGGCCCGTGACTTCGGCATCAGTCGCGAAACCTTGTACCAGTACCTGCGGGAAGACTGA
- the lspA gene encoding signal peptidase II — protein sequence MSWKFFLYDWGGLNIALFQAINMSTPAALEPLASFFNLVIGNYWTAPLMLLAMWGWSKSAPDPTRADAIRYRLRVFSVAFALAFLVATILKLWIDFPRPPAVFGDMVRVIGGIERHYSLPSGHATYAALVVGALWPLIGRRGRIGLVLYAALVGWSRIAAGMHFPADVLAGWVLGLSCTALAGWLMPLAVPVWQSARRTSTWVWFAVAASAVMTDQLAKFAITRTFAYGEQVEVTPFFNFVHVLNPGAAFSFLANAGGWQRYFFITLGLVVSAWLGRMLCQQLPRLEAMGYSLILGGALGNVADRVLRGQVVDFLDFHWRLAHWPAFNLADVAITIGALCLFLTVVPKSSKGTEAEVSG from the coding sequence ATGAGCTGGAAATTCTTTCTCTACGACTGGGGTGGTCTGAACATCGCGTTGTTCCAAGCCATCAACATGAGCACACCTGCAGCGCTGGAACCGCTGGCATCGTTCTTCAACCTTGTGATAGGCAACTACTGGACTGCACCACTGATGCTCTTGGCGATGTGGGGATGGTCAAAGTCGGCACCTGACCCAACGCGGGCCGATGCCATCCGGTACAGACTCAGAGTCTTTAGCGTGGCCTTTGCGTTGGCATTTCTCGTCGCCACCATCTTGAAGCTATGGATCGACTTTCCACGCCCGCCTGCCGTTTTTGGCGACATGGTGCGCGTTATCGGGGGCATCGAACGACACTACAGCCTGCCCAGCGGGCATGCCACCTATGCCGCGCTGGTGGTCGGCGCGCTCTGGCCTTTGATAGGCCGTCGTGGCCGCATCGGCTTGGTGTTGTACGCCGCATTGGTCGGTTGGTCACGCATCGCAGCCGGAATGCACTTTCCTGCCGATGTGCTGGCGGGGTGGGTACTTGGATTGAGTTGCACGGCGCTCGCCGGGTGGCTGATGCCGCTGGCCGTCCCTGTGTGGCAATCGGCTCGCCGCACATCGACTTGGGTCTGGTTCGCAGTGGCCGCCAGTGCTGTCATGACCGATCAGCTCGCAAAGTTCGCCATCACCCGCACGTTTGCCTACGGTGAACAGGTCGAAGTCACGCCCTTCTTCAACTTCGTCCATGTCCTGAATCCCGGCGCGGCATTCAGCTTTCTGGCGAACGCTGGCGGCTGGCAACGTTACTTTTTCATCACGCTGGGCCTGGTCGTTTCTGCTTGGCTGGGACGCATGCTGTGCCAGCAATTGCCCCGTCTCGAAGCGATGGGATACAGCCTGATCCTCGGCGGTGCGCTGGGCAATGTCGCGGATCGTGTGCTGCGTGGACAGGTTGTTGATTTCCTTGACTTCCATTGGCGACTTGCGCACTGGCCCGCCTTCAACCTCGCTGATGTGGCGATAACTATCGGAGCGCTCTGCCTGTTCTTGACGGTTGTACCGAAAAGCAGTAAAGGCACAGAGGCCGAGGTGTCCGGTTAA
- a CDS encoding heavy metal translocating P-type ATPase has protein sequence MSECASKGCGCTTEPIIQPTAPAPLATGSAQAVYRIENMDCPTEEALIRSKLAGLAGVAGLEFNLMQRTLAVRHELPSLSPVEQALKAIGMQAVRMDQASAEQTTRLSIAKMDCPTEETLIRNKLGTVAGVADLDFNLMQRTLSVRHANQVLPDVLVALQALGFEAQVVDTAEVASPSAAPVTTPTNWWPLGISLVTASAAEAVYWLHNGNHWSVVVLALVAVFTGGLSTYKKGWIALKNRNLNMNALMSIAVTGAMLIGHWPEAAMVMVLFALAEVIEAKSLDRARNAIRGLLDLTPEQATVQQADGTWREVGAKQITIGARVRVKPGERIALDGEVLEGRSAVNQAPITGESLPVEKSPGDSVFAGTINESGSFEYRVTALANNSTLARIIHAVEAAQGSRAPTQRFVDQFARWYTPVVFGVAIAVALLPPLFMGAAWLDWIYRALVLLVVACPCALVISTPVSIVSGLAAAARHGILIKGGVYLEEGRKLRWLALDKTGTITHGKPAQTDFVTWGNALASDSRSIAASLAARSDHPVSKAVAQAAQTDGVALLDVAEFNALPGRGVQGQINGATYHLGNHRMLEELGQCTPELEQRIAALETAGKTVVMLVGAKAVHALFAVADTIKDSSRTAIAELHALGINTMMLTGDNPHTAQAIAAQAGIDRAQGNLLPDDKLREVEQLARSGKVGMVGDGINDAPALARADIGFAMGAAGTDTAIETADVALMDDNLRKIPTFVRLSRATAQVLMQNIVLALGIKAVFLVLTFTGQATMWMAVFADMGASLLVVGNGLRLLRK, from the coding sequence ATGAGCGAATGCGCTTCAAAGGGGTGTGGCTGCACGACTGAGCCGATCATCCAACCCACGGCACCGGCCCCGCTGGCAACCGGATCGGCTCAAGCGGTGTACCGCATCGAGAACATGGATTGCCCGACCGAAGAGGCGCTGATCCGAAGCAAACTGGCCGGTCTGGCGGGGGTGGCGGGTCTTGAATTCAACCTGATGCAACGTACCTTGGCCGTGCGACACGAATTGCCTTCGTTGTCTCCCGTCGAGCAGGCGCTGAAGGCCATCGGCATGCAAGCTGTGCGCATGGATCAGGCGTCGGCCGAGCAGACGACCAGGCTGTCCATTGCCAAGATGGATTGCCCGACCGAAGAGACGTTGATCCGCAACAAGCTCGGCACCGTGGCCGGTGTTGCTGATCTCGATTTCAACCTGATGCAGCGCACGCTGTCGGTACGCCATGCGAACCAGGTTCTGCCAGACGTGCTCGTGGCACTGCAAGCGCTTGGATTCGAGGCGCAGGTCGTGGACACGGCAGAGGTCGCATCTCCATCCGCCGCCCCTGTGACCACGCCGACCAACTGGTGGCCGCTGGGCATCTCCTTGGTCACTGCATCGGCGGCCGAGGCGGTCTACTGGCTCCACAACGGCAATCACTGGTCGGTTGTCGTTCTGGCGCTTGTCGCGGTCTTCACGGGTGGCCTCTCCACCTACAAGAAGGGGTGGATTGCGCTCAAGAACCGTAATCTCAACATGAACGCCCTCATGTCGATTGCGGTCACGGGTGCCATGTTGATCGGCCACTGGCCCGAAGCGGCAATGGTGATGGTACTGTTCGCGCTGGCCGAGGTAATCGAAGCCAAATCGCTGGATCGCGCTCGTAACGCTATCCGTGGCCTGCTCGACCTGACCCCGGAACAGGCCACGGTACAGCAGGCTGACGGCACATGGCGCGAGGTGGGCGCCAAGCAAATCACCATCGGCGCCCGCGTCCGGGTCAAACCAGGTGAGCGCATCGCCCTTGATGGTGAGGTGCTGGAAGGCCGCTCTGCCGTCAACCAAGCCCCGATCACGGGTGAAAGCCTCCCGGTCGAAAAATCCCCCGGTGATTCGGTGTTCGCTGGCACGATCAACGAATCCGGCTCGTTCGAGTACCGCGTCACCGCCTTGGCCAACAACTCCACTTTGGCCCGGATCATTCACGCGGTAGAGGCTGCGCAAGGTAGTCGTGCGCCGACTCAGCGTTTTGTCGATCAGTTCGCCCGCTGGTACACCCCCGTTGTATTCGGCGTTGCCATCGCCGTCGCGTTGTTGCCGCCGCTGTTCATGGGTGCGGCATGGCTCGACTGGATCTACCGTGCATTGGTTCTGCTGGTGGTCGCCTGCCCGTGCGCACTGGTGATCTCTACACCGGTCAGCATCGTCAGCGGCCTGGCCGCCGCCGCCCGCCACGGCATTCTCATCAAAGGTGGCGTCTATCTGGAAGAAGGCCGCAAGCTGCGCTGGCTGGCTCTGGACAAGACCGGCACGATCACGCACGGCAAGCCCGCACAGACCGACTTTGTCACATGGGGCAATGCACTCGCCTCGGACAGCCGCAGCATCGCTGCCAGTCTGGCGGCCCGCTCGGACCATCCTGTATCCAAGGCGGTGGCACAGGCCGCGCAGACGGACGGGGTTGCCTTGCTCGACGTGGCCGAATTCAACGCGCTGCCCGGTCGGGGTGTGCAAGGCCAAATCAACGGTGCGACCTACCATCTGGGCAACCACCGGATGCTCGAAGAGCTGGGGCAGTGCACACCAGAGCTGGAGCAGCGCATCGCTGCGCTGGAAACCGCTGGCAAGACCGTCGTGATGTTGGTAGGCGCAAAGGCGGTACATGCCTTATTCGCCGTAGCGGACACCATCAAGGACAGCAGCAGGACCGCCATCGCCGAGCTGCACGCACTGGGCATCAACACCATGATGCTGACCGGCGACAACCCCCATACGGCACAGGCCATTGCCGCACAAGCCGGAATCGACCGTGCGCAAGGCAACCTACTCCCAGATGACAAATTGCGCGAAGTGGAGCAACTGGCCCGAAGCGGCAAGGTTGGCATGGTCGGTGATGGCATCAACGATGCCCCGGCCTTGGCGCGTGCGGACATCGGCTTTGCAATGGGAGCGGCTGGCACAGATACCGCAATCGAGACCGCCGACGTGGCCCTGATGGACGACAACCTGCGCAAGATTCCGACCTTCGTGCGCCTGTCGCGTGCGACGGCGCAGGTGCTGATGCAAAACATTGTGCTGGCCCTTGGCATCAAGGCAGTATTTCTGGTGCTGACCTTCACGGGTCAAGCGACCATGTGGATGGCGGTGTTTGCTGATATGGGGGCCAGCTTGCTCGTCGTTGGCAATGGCTTGAGGCTGTTGCGCAAATGA
- the cadR gene encoding Cd(II)/Pb(II)-responsive transcriptional regulator, whose protein sequence is MEIRIGDLAKRSGCEVVTIRYYEKEGLLPKPARSGGNFRLYGEAHIERLQFIRHCRSLDMTLSEIRALLGLRDNPMQDCGEVNTLLEAHIQQVEMRVSALLQLKRHLVDLREKCSGSRSVEACGILQGLGNCNCHGESATNSQTSG, encoded by the coding sequence ATGGAAATCAGAATTGGCGACCTCGCCAAGCGCTCTGGGTGCGAGGTCGTGACCATCCGCTACTACGAGAAGGAAGGGCTACTGCCGAAGCCAGCGCGAAGCGGTGGCAACTTCCGGCTGTACGGTGAGGCGCACATTGAGCGCTTGCAATTCATCCGTCATTGCCGTTCGCTCGACATGACGTTGAGCGAGATTCGCGCATTGCTGGGTCTGCGAGACAACCCGATGCAGGACTGTGGGGAGGTCAACACGCTGCTGGAGGCCCATATTCAACAGGTGGAAATGCGTGTGTCCGCGCTGTTGCAGTTAAAACGGCACTTGGTTGATTTGCGCGAGAAGTGTTCTGGCTCTCGATCTGTAGAGGCGTGCGGCATTTTGCAAGGGTTGGGCAATTGCAATTGCCATGGTGAAAGTGCCACGAACAGTCAAACATCTGGGTAA
- a CDS encoding GNAT family N-acetyltransferase, whose protein sequence is MNIIVTQRLIIRPFKAEDAAALFDYLSSPRAPCFNDEKLHSLAEAESDVAKRATDPAQFAVCLKETDTLIGHFFADNSDEPDSNTWSVGWHFNQRYERQGYASESVAALFDYLFKVKDARRLYAWVEVYNLASQKLCERLHMRHEGCFKEFVAFENEDGKAR, encoded by the coding sequence ATGAACATCATTGTCACTCAAAGGTTAATCATTCGCCCTTTTAAGGCAGAGGATGCGGCAGCACTTTTCGATTACCTCTCTTCACCACGTGCTCCTTGCTTTAATGATGAAAAGTTACATTCGCTAGCCGAGGCGGAGAGCGACGTGGCTAAACGAGCCACGGACCCAGCGCAGTTTGCCGTTTGTCTAAAAGAAACTGATACGTTAATCGGACATTTTTTTGCGGACAATAGCGACGAGCCAGACAGCAATACATGGTCAGTGGGCTGGCATTTTAATCAACGTTATGAACGTCAGGGATATGCGAGCGAGTCAGTTGCTGCACTATTTGATTATTTATTTAAAGTAAAAGATGCCAGGCGTTTGTATGCCTGGGTAGAAGTTTACAATCTGGCCTCTCAAAAACTCTGTGAACGTTTGCATATGCGGCATGAAGGTTGTTTTAAAGAGTTTGTCGCCTTTGAAAACGAGGATGGTAAGGCAAGATAG
- a CDS encoding H-NS family nucleoid-associated regulatory protein produces the protein MSEVLKSLNNIRTLRAQGRELPLEILEKILEKLEVVVSERREEESSKAASLQARQEKFEALRKLMEEDGINPEELMGAFSSKSSSPKKFREPRPTKYTFTDENGETKTWTGQGRTPKDLTEQLSAGKTLDDF, from the coding sequence ATGTCTGAAGTGCTCAAATCATTAAACAATATCCGTACTCTTCGCGCTCAGGGCCGTGAGCTTCCTTTAGAAATTCTCGAAAAAATCCTTGAAAAGTTAGAAGTAGTTGTCTCTGAACGTCGTGAGGAAGAATCATCCAAAGCAGCTTCCCTGCAAGCTCGTCAGGAAAAATTTGAAGCCCTGCGTAAATTAATGGAAGAAGATGGTATTAACCCTGAAGAGCTAATGGGCGCATTCTCTTCAAAATCTTCCTCACCGAAGAAATTCCGTGAGCCTCGCCCTACCAAATATACATTTACTGATGAAAATGGTGAGACCAAAACATGGACGGGTCAGGGACGCACTCCTAAAGATCTAACTGAGCAACTTTCAGCAGGTAAAACTCTGGATGATTTCTGA
- a CDS encoding type II toxin-antitoxin system HigB family toxin, with protein MHVISKEPFEEAAKQYPNDSLAVRALYRLVRETDFSSPAEMRTLIPSLDNFKYRNKWWVLDVGGNNLRVIAYINFVNKRFYVKHIATHADYDKLTRYYRENKE; from the coding sequence ATGCACGTAATTTCAAAAGAGCCTTTTGAGGAAGCGGCAAAGCAATATCCCAACGATTCGTTAGCCGTTCGGGCGCTGTACCGCTTAGTCCGCGAGACGGACTTTTCTTCTCCAGCTGAGATGCGAACGCTGATACCGAGCCTGGACAATTTTAAGTATCGTAATAAGTGGTGGGTGTTGGATGTAGGGGGCAACAACTTGAGGGTTATCGCCTATATCAATTTCGTGAATAAACGCTTCTATGTGAAGCACATCGCCACCCACGCTGATTACGACAAGTTGACCCGCTATTACAGGGAGAACAAAGAATGA
- a CDS encoding type II toxin-antitoxin system HigA family antitoxin, producing MITDTAKAIEATKQLVAAVPFLGGSSSESDYREAIELVDYLIENDDENPLIDFLASKIADYEDNSPRFAEFNKAIAEMPVGVALLRTLIDQYRLSYSDLKEEIGSKSLVSQILSGQRSLTIMHIKALSARFGVKPEWFL from the coding sequence ATGATTACCGACACTGCAAAAGCCATTGAAGCAACCAAACAACTCGTAGCTGCTGTTCCCTTCCTGGGGGGCAGTTCGTCCGAGAGCGATTACCGCGAAGCGATAGAGTTGGTGGACTATCTGATCGAAAACGACGACGAGAACCCGCTTATTGACTTCCTGGCGAGTAAAATTGCTGACTATGAGGATAACAGCCCTCGTTTCGCTGAATTCAACAAGGCTATCGCTGAAATGCCAGTCGGCGTTGCCCTTCTGCGCACCCTGATTGACCAGTACAGGCTGTCTTATTCTGACCTTAAGGAGGAGATCGGCTCTAAATCGCTGGTTAGCCAGATTCTCTCTGGTCAGCGGTCACTGACAATCATGCACATTAAGGCGCTGTCTGCTCGTTTTGGTGTCAAACCAGAGTGGTTCCTTTGA
- a CDS encoding IS3 family transposase (programmed frameshift) — MTGRNRRNFSPEFRLEAAQLVLDQHYTVAAAATAMNVGKSTMDKWVRQLKEERAGKSPKASPMTPEQLRIRELEKRLQRVEMENDIFKKGYRALDVRLPEQFSLVEKLRTRFPVAFICNVFGIHRSSYRYWLSRPQKPDAKHIVILSLVREVHHASNGSAGARSIADMVSAKGVPLSRWRASKIMKELNIVSCQQPEHRYKKATKEHVDIPNHLDRQFAVTEPNQTWCGDVTYIWTGKRWAYLAVVLDLFSRKPIGWAMSFSPDTALTGKALTMAWEARGKPADVMYHSDQGSHYTSREFRRLLWRYRIKQSMSRRGNCWDNSPMERFFRSLKSEWVPNCGYANFSEANRSITNYIIGYYSQLRPHQYNGGLTPNESERLFWKNSKAVASFC; from the exons ATGACCGGACGTAACAGACGCAATTTTAGCCCCGAGTTCCGACTTGAGGCTGCCCAGCTTGTACTCGATCAGCACTACACCGTTGCCGCCGCTGCAACGGCAATGAATGTTGGTAAATCCACGATGGATAAATGGGTTCGCCAGCTTAAAGAAGAACGCGCAGGTAAATCCCCAAAGGCCTCTCCGATGACGCCTGAGCAACTTCGCATTCGTGAATTAGAAAAACGACTGCAACGTGTTGAAATGGAAAACGATATAT TTAAAAAAGGCTACCGCGCTCTTGATGTCAGACTCCCTGAACAATTCTCGTTAGTTGAGAAACTCAGGACGCGGTTTCCTGTTGCCTTTATTTGCAATGTGTTCGGGATCCATCGCAGTAGCTATCGGTACTGGCTAAGCCGACCGCAGAAACCTGATGCAAAACATATCGTTATACTTAGCCTGGTTCGTGAAGTTCATCATGCCAGTAATGGCTCTGCGGGGGCCCGGAGCATTGCCGATATGGTCAGCGCAAAAGGTGTTCCGTTGAGTCGCTGGCGGGCCAGTAAGATAATGAAAGAGCTGAATATTGTTAGTTGCCAGCAACCGGAGCATCGCTACAAAAAAGCCACAAAAGAGCATGTGGATATCCCTAATCATCTGGATCGCCAGTTTGCAGTAACGGAACCTAATCAGACCTGGTGCGGCGACGTGACCTACATCTGGACGGGCAAACGGTGGGCTTATCTGGCGGTTGTTCTGGATTTATTTTCCCGCAAGCCAATAGGCTGGGCGATGTCGTTTTCTCCGGACACAGCTCTGACAGGAAAAGCATTAACGATGGCCTGGGAAGCCAGGGGAAAACCGGCTGACGTTATGTATCATTCTGACCAGGGAAGTCACTATACCAGCAGGGAGTTCAGACGGTTACTGTGGCGTTATCGTATAAAGCAAAGCATGAGTCGACGTGGGAACTGCTGGGACAACAGCCCAATGGAACGATTTTTTCGCAGCCTGAAATCAGAATGGGTACCGAACTGTGGATACGCTAATTTTAGCGAAGCAAATAGATCAATAACGAATTACATCATTGGTTATTACAGCCAGCTCAGACCCCACCAATATAACGGTGGCTTAACACCCAATGAATCAGAGCGATTGTTCTGGAAAAACTCTAAAGCCGTGGCCAGTTTTTGTTGA
- a CDS encoding ParB/RepB/Spo0J family plasmid partition protein produces MKRAPIIPKSIPSVVPVTTVSAPAAPMVDTLIARVGAMAKGNTITLPVCGREVKFILETIPGADVASSTKVWAGNERDQAFLIEEALDDLIPSFLLTGQQNPAFGRKVDGHIEVADGSRRRMTAIFTSTEYRILVGALDDEQMDALCKLGNDYRPTSAYERGTRYSQRLEKEFNGNISALADAENISRKVITRCINTSRLPRDVIALFSHPGELSARAGESLQKIFSENEARLLDGAFELSEKRKAGVVLEADEIIQFLTALLKDSSKKVNQAPEKREFIPGATARYKGNKVIISLDRSKLSEEDIGKFEEMLELLATKKNKH; encoded by the coding sequence ATGAAACGAGCACCTATCATCCCTAAATCTATTCCTTCAGTCGTTCCTGTAACTACTGTATCGGCCCCTGCAGCTCCTATGGTAGACACACTAATTGCTCGAGTAGGCGCTATGGCAAAGGGTAATACTATTACCCTTCCCGTGTGTGGACGAGAAGTAAAATTTATTCTTGAGACCATACCCGGTGCAGATGTCGCCAGCTCAACTAAGGTCTGGGCTGGTAATGAACGTGATCAAGCTTTTCTAATAGAAGAGGCTTTGGACGATCTCATACCATCGTTCTTGCTTACCGGCCAACAAAATCCGGCGTTTGGGCGTAAGGTCGACGGTCATATTGAAGTTGCCGATGGTAGTCGCCGTCGCATGACTGCCATCTTTACATCAACTGAGTATCGCATACTCGTTGGTGCCCTTGATGACGAACAGATGGATGCTTTATGCAAACTTGGAAATGATTACAGACCGACAAGTGCTTATGAAAGAGGTACGCGTTATTCTCAACGTTTAGAAAAAGAATTTAACGGAAATATCTCTGCCTTGGCCGATGCTGAAAACATCTCAAGGAAAGTCATAACCAGATGTATCAATACTTCTAGGCTACCAAGAGATGTGATCGCCCTCTTCTCTCATCCAGGCGAGCTTTCCGCAAGGGCTGGCGAAAGTTTACAGAAAATCTTTTCTGAGAACGAAGCTCGTTTACTCGATGGGGCTTTTGAGCTATCAGAGAAGAGAAAAGCAGGTGTAGTACTTGAGGCTGATGAAATAATTCAATTTCTTACTGCCTTGCTTAAAGATTCCAGCAAGAAAGTAAATCAGGCCCCAGAAAAGCGTGAGTTCATTCCTGGAGCAACAGCGCGTTATAAAGGAAATAAAGTGATTATCAGCCTGGATCGTTCCAAACTTTCCGAGGAAGATATTGGGAAGTTTGAAGAAATGCTTGAGCTTTTAGCTACGAAGAAAAACAAGCATTAA
- the sopA gene encoding plasmid-partitioning protein SopA, which produces MGLMDTLNQCIAAGHEMTKAIAIAQFNDDSPEARKITRRWRVGEAADLIGVSSQAIRDAEKAGRLPHPDMELRGRVEQRVGYTIEQINHMRDVFSTRLRRPDESLPPVIGVAAHKGGVYKTSVSVHLAQDLALKGLRVLLVEGNDPQGTASMYHGWVPDLHIHSEDTLLPFYLGERDDASYAVKPTCWPGLDIIPSCLALHRIETELMGRFDEGKLPTEPHMMLRLAIETVAHDYDVVVIDSAPNLGIGTINVVCAADVLLVPTPAELFDYTSALQFFDMLRDLLKNVDLQGFEPDVRILLTKYNNNNGSQSPWMEEQIRDAWGSMVLKNVVRETDEVGKGQIRMRTVFEQAIDQRSSTGAWRNALAIWEPVCNEIFDRLIKPRWEIR; this is translated from the coding sequence ATGGGATTAATGGATACGCTTAACCAGTGCATTGCAGCAGGACATGAGATGACGAAAGCCATCGCAATTGCTCAATTTAATGATGATAGCCCTGAAGCAAGAAAAATAACCCGTCGGTGGCGAGTTGGTGAGGCAGCTGACCTGATCGGTGTTTCATCCCAGGCTATTCGTGACGCTGAAAAAGCAGGACGATTGCCGCATCCAGATATGGAATTACGAGGACGCGTTGAACAGCGCGTTGGCTATACCATTGAGCAAATAAACCACATGCGAGATGTGTTTAGTACCCGCCTCCGTCGCCCAGATGAAAGCTTACCTCCGGTAATCGGTGTTGCAGCTCATAAAGGTGGAGTTTATAAAACTTCTGTCTCCGTTCATCTTGCTCAGGATCTGGCTTTAAAAGGACTTCGCGTACTGTTAGTCGAAGGCAACGATCCGCAAGGGACGGCCTCGATGTATCACGGTTGGGTTCCTGATTTACATATTCATTCTGAAGATACTCTCCTCCCCTTCTATCTCGGTGAACGAGATGATGCTTCATATGCGGTAAAACCAACTTGCTGGCCTGGCCTTGATATCATCCCTTCTTGTCTGGCCTTACATCGTATTGAAACTGAGTTGATGGGACGTTTCGACGAAGGAAAGCTGCCGACAGAACCTCACATGATGCTAAGGCTGGCCATTGAAACGGTAGCCCATGATTACGATGTTGTTGTTATCGATAGTGCTCCTAATCTTGGTATCGGCACAATCAACGTTGTATGTGCTGCTGACGTGTTATTAGTCCCTACCCCCGCTGAGCTCTTTGACTATACCTCTGCATTGCAATTTTTCGATATGCTCCGGGATTTGCTGAAGAATGTAGATCTACAAGGCTTTGAACCAGATGTCAGAATCTTGCTTACTAAATATAACAATAATAATGGTTCCCAGTCGCCTTGGATGGAAGAGCAAATCAGGGATGCATGGGGAAGCATGGTTCTTAAAAACGTGGTACGCGAAACGGATGAAGTAGGTAAAGGCCAAATTCGAATGCGAACAGTATTTGAACAAGCAATTGATCAGCGTTCTTCTACTGGAGCATGGAGGAATGCGCTCGCAATTTGGGAGCCGGTTTGTAATGAAATTTTCGACCGTCTCATTAAACCTCGTTGGGAAATCCGCTAA